A genomic region of Halobacillus litoralis contains the following coding sequences:
- a CDS encoding VirB4 family type IV secretion system protein, producing the protein MKLLKKIMNNQEKPKKQAKISKKKKKQHEEEAATQIETQPTLWDIISPDGLTINSEDFGVMKQSLGTKTYFRPFYIPRDGYPRKMQTNWLYSITSSGEADVVVDVNKVSKSDAIRSLQRQLTMLQSNLAFQNKRGNIDQINDIKTKIFDTEQLMDEIQFSENDTYSISTMGMLFGQSEKELDAYSEMVEDELSGNFFKIAPAWSRVKKGLRSSIPIGNNELEDSLRNIDRRALSTFTPFISGSGRYTGGVPLGINKITGQLEFINSFGSEEYRPQNYNLGITGIPGSGKSLAMKLKIARETSGANVWSTVIDPEGEMVSLTKRLGGINLNISEEEKICINPCAISATDVEIDSDDVEELEWLEDDDEKEIIEKNGKKYIRFVPLREKQNEILSFFDIIVRGKNSEEGGLDVHERNYLESAIKYVFEERLKFNSHPSSLYEDKVQEVDGQLIQSQVRKPEPTISDIYEYLIENFIEELNAERLIAAIRPFLKNGSKPIFDGQTYLGKGVTQSLNSSRLVNFNISQMEEGFLRPIAYHVILNYLWEYFAKNSDNATKEKYIYCDELWQFIDNDQTVSFFEKVARRARKRNCGLCWATQDFARILENTKARGILSSTFTILFMQQNKIDLKKVKENFDLSDGEIDILFGNPEKGEGILRTGKSSVWLKTNPSEDELTFIESNKAVLEKMLQRKRQNM; encoded by the coding sequence ATGAAATTGCTCAAGAAAATCATGAACAACCAAGAAAAGCCGAAGAAGCAAGCTAAAATTTCGAAAAAGAAAAAGAAGCAGCATGAAGAGGAAGCCGCAACTCAAATTGAAACCCAACCAACTTTGTGGGACATTATCTCACCGGATGGTCTAACAATAAATTCAGAAGACTTCGGTGTAATGAAGCAATCGCTAGGTACGAAAACATACTTTCGTCCCTTTTATATTCCGAGAGATGGTTATCCGAGGAAGATGCAAACTAATTGGCTTTACTCTATTACTTCCAGTGGAGAAGCGGATGTAGTGGTAGATGTGAATAAAGTGAGTAAATCCGATGCAATCCGGTCCCTCCAAAGACAGCTCACCATGCTTCAATCCAATTTAGCTTTCCAGAATAAAAGAGGAAATATTGATCAAATCAATGACATTAAAACTAAGATATTTGATACGGAACAACTCATGGACGAAATACAGTTCTCTGAAAATGATACGTACTCTATATCTACAATGGGGATGCTTTTTGGTCAAAGTGAAAAAGAATTAGACGCGTATAGTGAAATGGTTGAGGACGAGCTATCCGGTAACTTTTTCAAGATAGCTCCTGCGTGGAGCAGAGTCAAAAAAGGACTAAGAAGCTCGATTCCCATTGGTAATAATGAATTAGAAGATTCACTACGGAACATTGACAGGAGGGCATTGTCCACTTTCACACCATTCATCTCAGGGAGTGGAAGGTACACGGGTGGAGTTCCTCTAGGTATTAATAAAATCACCGGCCAACTTGAATTTATTAATAGTTTTGGTAGTGAAGAATATCGCCCCCAAAACTACAACTTAGGGATCACCGGTATTCCTGGTTCAGGTAAAAGTCTTGCCATGAAATTAAAGATTGCGCGTGAAACAAGTGGAGCTAATGTATGGTCTACTGTTATAGATCCTGAAGGAGAAATGGTATCCCTCACAAAAAGACTCGGAGGAATCAACCTTAACATCAGTGAAGAAGAGAAAATTTGTATTAACCCTTGTGCTATTAGTGCAACGGACGTAGAAATCGATTCGGACGACGTTGAGGAGTTGGAATGGTTAGAAGACGATGATGAAAAGGAAATCATCGAAAAAAACGGAAAAAAGTATATCCGGTTTGTTCCATTGCGTGAAAAGCAAAATGAAATTCTTAGCTTCTTCGACATTATTGTAAGAGGAAAGAATAGTGAAGAAGGTGGATTGGATGTTCATGAAAGGAACTATCTAGAGTCTGCCATAAAATATGTTTTTGAAGAAAGGTTGAAATTCAATTCCCATCCTTCTTCCTTGTATGAAGATAAAGTGCAGGAAGTAGATGGTCAATTGATACAATCACAAGTTAGAAAACCGGAACCTACCATAAGTGATATCTATGAATACTTAATTGAAAATTTTATAGAAGAACTAAATGCTGAACGTCTGATTGCAGCTATCCGCCCATTCCTTAAAAACGGAAGCAAGCCAATATTTGATGGCCAGACTTATTTAGGGAAGGGAGTCACTCAATCTCTTAACTCTTCAAGACTAGTAAACTTTAATATTAGTCAGATGGAAGAAGGTTTCTTAAGACCGATTGCTTACCATGTAATACTAAATTACTTATGGGAATATTTCGCGAAAAACAGTGATAACGCAACAAAAGAGAAGTACATTTATTGCGACGAACTCTGGCAGTTCATTGATAATGACCAAACGGTTTCCTTCTTCGAAAAAGTAGCTCGGAGGGCTAGGAAGAGAAACTGTGGTTTATGTTGGGCTACACAAGACTTCGCCAGAATTCTTGAAAATACGAAAGCCCGCGGTATTCTTTCTTCTACATTTACCATTCTGTTCATGCAACAGAACAAAATAGATTTGAAGAAAGTAAAAGAAAACTTTGACCTCAGTGATGGCGAAATTGACATCTTATTCGGAAATCCGGAAAAGGGAGAAGGGATATTAAGAACAGGTAAAAGCTCCGTCTGGTTAAAAACGAATCCTAGTGAAGATGAGCTCACATTTATTGAAAGTAATAAAGCTGTATTAGAAAAAATGCTACAACGTAAAAGGCAGAACATGTAA
- a CDS encoding PrgI family protein, protein MTRKVTVPIDMSSEQKTILGILSKRQLIYLIVGGLLIYSYTPVVYGLGPTFYIGALLCIFAALPVVAIVGVFGFLRKHKYNLNFDQYLLIKLGYKNQIGVWRKGSS, encoded by the coding sequence ATGACACGAAAAGTAACCGTTCCTATTGATATGTCTAGTGAACAGAAGACAATACTTGGCATCCTATCCAAACGGCAACTTATTTATCTCATTGTTGGAGGATTACTGATATATTCCTATACACCAGTTGTTTATGGGTTAGGTCCTACCTTCTACATAGGAGCACTGTTGTGTATCTTTGCTGCTTTACCTGTAGTAGCAATTGTTGGGGTGTTCGGCTTTCTTAGGAAACATAAATATAATCTAAATTTCGATCAATACTTGCTTATCAAGTTAGGATATAAAAATCAAATTGGTGTATGGCGAAAAGGTTCCAGTTAG
- a CDS encoding DUF3854 domain-containing protein, whose amino-acid sequence MSKDMRGTKIPGWFEFYRIACPICNKSGGCMQNQEGDVVACIREVSDRPFSKNSSLPSYLHFLKGEKKRRKIDPSQAASISGEKKLDEYTLNEVYQSLLELLKLDEEHYVHLTSKKRQLSDEQIRVRDYQSFPDKPWEAVKLLQQSLGRDEFKGIPGFFEAEGKYGKYWSISGMKGILIPYRNLRKEIIGFQYRLDQPPNDVKVQERKQGLRAVVKEQPNLVQFLYEGEILFEQRLDVGETVTVYSPESSIQDTSDSILGWVTLKKGNRYYWLSSAKKNKGASSGDPAPIHVTTPTHRMTRLKTGEPLTSKKVWLTEGALKADISSDLVSMLMSKDQLAAYGDTFIALPGVNSWQMVLPILKEMGVEEINLCFDMDAVDNIYVKAILMQCIKKLKEEKYHVNMVVWNSEHSKGIDDLLLSRKLPQFKRLF is encoded by the coding sequence ATGAGTAAAGACATGAGAGGTACTAAAATACCAGGGTGGTTCGAGTTTTACCGAATAGCTTGTCCTATTTGTAATAAGTCTGGTGGATGTATGCAAAATCAAGAAGGTGATGTGGTGGCTTGTATAAGAGAGGTAAGTGATCGGCCTTTTAGTAAAAATTCAAGTCTTCCATCTTATCTCCATTTCTTAAAAGGGGAAAAAAAGCGAAGAAAGATTGACCCAAGCCAAGCCGCTTCCATATCCGGAGAAAAGAAACTAGATGAATATACGTTGAATGAAGTCTATCAATCTCTTCTAGAGCTTTTGAAATTAGATGAAGAGCATTATGTTCACCTGACTAGTAAAAAGCGTCAATTATCTGATGAACAAATAAGGGTTAGAGATTATCAATCTTTCCCTGATAAGCCTTGGGAAGCCGTAAAGCTTCTGCAACAATCTTTAGGCAGAGACGAGTTTAAAGGCATCCCTGGTTTCTTTGAAGCGGAAGGAAAGTATGGAAAGTATTGGTCCATTAGTGGTATGAAGGGTATATTAATCCCTTACCGTAACCTTCGAAAGGAAATCATAGGATTTCAATATCGTTTGGATCAACCGCCTAACGATGTGAAAGTACAGGAGAGAAAACAAGGATTAAGAGCCGTTGTAAAGGAACAACCAAATTTAGTGCAGTTCCTTTACGAAGGAGAAATATTATTTGAACAAAGATTGGACGTTGGGGAAACAGTAACCGTATATAGTCCGGAATCATCCATTCAAGATACATCAGATAGCATTTTAGGATGGGTTACATTAAAAAAAGGAAACCGTTATTACTGGTTGAGTTCTGCAAAGAAAAACAAAGGTGCAAGTTCTGGTGACCCCGCTCCCATTCATGTTACAACGCCTACCCACCGAATGACTCGGTTAAAAACAGGTGAGCCTCTTACATCTAAAAAGGTCTGGCTAACAGAAGGAGCATTGAAAGCAGACATATCCAGCGATTTAGTATCAATGCTAATGAGTAAAGACCAATTGGCAGCCTACGGCGATACCTTTATCGCATTACCTGGCGTCAACTCATGGCAAATGGTACTACCAATCCTTAAAGAAATGGGGGTTGAAGAGATCAACCTTTGCTTTGATATGGATGCAGTAGACAACATATATGTAAAAGCGATTTTAATGCAGTGCATTAAAAAACTTAAAGAGGAAAAATATCATGTGAACATGGTCGTGTGGAATTCGGAACATTCAAAAGGAATCGACGATCTGCTATTGAGTCGCAAATTACCGCAATTTAAGAGGTTATTTTAA
- a CDS encoding DUF4258 domain-containing protein yields MNGKKLNEIKKVLMSEKGYIRIGSHTKERLRVRGYTKGDIVSCIMKGRLCEVQYGYNHTIGQNVFSYVVEGKDSSHNPIVVVLSEEGQSQFLVVTVMPPTDRNRFFDCIG; encoded by the coding sequence GTGAATGGGAAGAAACTGAATGAAATTAAAAAGGTATTAATGAGTGAAAAGGGGTACATCCGAATCGGTTCTCACACAAAAGAACGTTTGCGGGTGAGAGGTTACACTAAGGGGGATATTGTTTCCTGCATTATGAAAGGTCGGCTATGTGAAGTTCAATATGGATACAACCATACAATTGGTCAAAATGTCTTTTCTTACGTAGTCGAAGGTAAAGATTCTAGCCACAACCCTATCGTAGTGGTTCTATCTGAAGAAGGACAAAGCCAGTTTCTAGTAGTTACAGTCATGCCACCAACAGACCGTAATCGCTTTTTTGATTGTATTGGTTGA
- a CDS encoding helix-turn-helix domain-containing protein codes for MIEEFDDIERIEDDHERLIILRKRLGKSQYQFAMDLGVSSSYIGQVENYKFPFTNQLKDRINSYLRQEREIDENDIFINFR; via the coding sequence ATGATTGAAGAATTTGATGATATCGAAAGAATCGAAGATGACCATGAAAGATTGATAATCCTAAGAAAGAGACTTGGGAAGAGTCAGTATCAATTTGCTATGGATTTAGGAGTGTCTTCTAGTTATATAGGACAAGTGGAAAATTACAAATTTCCTTTCACCAACCAACTAAAAGACCGCATAAATAGCTACTTGAGACAGGAGCGGGAGATTGATGAAAACGATATATTTATTAATTTCAGATAA
- a CDS encoding Rad52/Rad22 family DNA repair protein: MGEEKKVLNVDEIMEKLAEPFAVEDIEWRMNRTYKKDANTYGGWVVAYVSSRAIMNRLDNVLGIDGWEDEYKPIHNGFSCGIRVWFSETKSRIKWDAADPTKYEATKGGFSSALKRAAVKWGVGRYLYEIPEQHVDIYKDRNKGFHYHKEKESGFVGYWNNPKLPEKYQAKSFTKQPMLNPNLNGSYGNQQDNSINNQSNGDNSDRNGILNWIEEAEEMIGIQGNENFITRIFSRANPQRTPVLQRSDIISDATIKELKEYVSALKPVKDVQKIASAYDCTRKEIIEFAQIVKSEMTVNGLPSLFFNLSKDDVSEIQNIAKQHAQNKHNQTA; this comes from the coding sequence ATGGGTGAAGAAAAGAAAGTGTTGAATGTTGATGAGATTATGGAAAAGTTAGCAGAGCCATTTGCAGTGGAAGACATTGAGTGGCGAATGAATCGGACTTATAAAAAAGATGCCAATACTTATGGTGGATGGGTTGTTGCTTATGTTTCCAGTCGAGCAATCATGAATCGATTAGATAATGTGCTTGGTATTGATGGCTGGGAAGATGAATATAAGCCTATTCATAATGGATTCAGTTGTGGTATTCGTGTATGGTTCTCAGAAACTAAATCTCGTATCAAATGGGATGCAGCGGATCCAACGAAGTACGAAGCTACTAAAGGTGGATTCAGTAGTGCATTGAAAAGAGCAGCTGTTAAATGGGGCGTTGGAAGATATCTGTATGAAATCCCGGAACAACATGTTGATATTTACAAAGACCGAAACAAAGGATTTCATTATCACAAAGAAAAAGAGAGTGGATTTGTTGGATATTGGAATAATCCTAAGTTGCCTGAGAAATATCAAGCTAAAAGTTTCACAAAGCAACCTATGTTAAATCCTAATTTGAATGGATCCTATGGGAATCAGCAAGACAATTCGATTAATAATCAATCAAATGGAGATAACTCTGATAGGAATGGAATCCTAAACTGGATTGAGGAAGCAGAAGAAATGATTGGTATTCAAGGTAATGAAAACTTTATTACCCGCATATTTAGTCGTGCCAATCCACAAAGAACTCCGGTTCTTCAGCGTTCGGATATTATTTCGGATGCTACTATTAAGGAACTGAAAGAATATGTGAGTGCATTAAAGCCAGTGAAAGATGTTCAAAAAATTGCTTCTGCTTACGATTGTACAAGGAAAGAAATTATAGAATTTGCTCAGATTGTTAAGTCAGAAATGACAGTTAATGGATTGCCAAGTCTGTTCTTCAATTTAAGCAAAGACGATGTATCTGAAATACAAAACATTGCTAAGCAACACGCTCAAAACAAGCATAACCAAACAGCTTAG
- the dnaN gene encoding DNA polymerase III subunit beta, whose protein sequence is MKFNITQSAFVEGLMKVNKVISSRSSLPILQGVYVKATEDEIVLTGSDANETIIHSIPVTGEDVVVEETGDTVFPKQVIDIVKKSRKHLSIDLDGTVTKIKSGKSEIELNCLDPEEYPSFVKVDEKEPDLVLDAAQFKTLVSKTSFAAAKTDVRPVLQGVYYNVTEDCMNLTCTDSHRLAVVKQKVESKQAIQMIIPASSLDNALKIFGMNGEIEIFSHSDNALVLKDGPTLYQTRLLDGNYPETSRLIPDSFTSVMKINRKEFLEGLELIKEVANSNTSNENGVAKIHVNGVASLSSTKAETGKGKIDIPYDSLEGEQEAFTISFSVKYAIDSLKALDCETVDFSFVADMRPFLLKPSDMTDMEECQLILPVRTV, encoded by the coding sequence ATGAAATTTAATATTACACAAAGTGCATTCGTAGAGGGATTAATGAAAGTGAATAAGGTGATTTCATCTCGTTCGTCGCTTCCTATTTTGCAGGGGGTTTACGTAAAAGCTACAGAAGATGAGATAGTGTTGACCGGTTCTGATGCAAATGAAACCATCATCCATTCTATCCCTGTCACAGGTGAAGATGTAGTGGTGGAAGAAACAGGAGACACGGTATTCCCTAAGCAAGTAATTGATATCGTCAAGAAGTCTCGAAAGCATCTGTCTATTGATTTGGACGGAACGGTCACCAAAATAAAATCAGGTAAGAGTGAGATTGAACTTAACTGTTTAGACCCCGAGGAGTACCCTTCTTTTGTCAAAGTGGATGAAAAGGAACCAGACCTGGTATTAGATGCAGCGCAGTTTAAAACGCTGGTATCGAAAACTTCATTTGCAGCGGCGAAAACAGATGTACGTCCCGTACTTCAAGGCGTTTATTATAACGTTACGGAAGATTGTATGAACTTGACTTGCACTGATAGCCACCGTCTTGCTGTGGTTAAGCAGAAGGTTGAGTCTAAACAAGCAATACAAATGATCATTCCTGCCTCCTCATTAGATAATGCTCTAAAAATCTTTGGCATGAATGGTGAAATAGAGATATTTTCGCATTCGGACAATGCTCTTGTCTTAAAAGATGGTCCGACGTTATACCAAACTCGACTTCTTGATGGTAATTATCCAGAGACTAGCCGATTGATTCCAGATTCATTTACATCTGTTATGAAAATCAATCGGAAAGAGTTTCTCGAAGGACTAGAGCTGATCAAGGAAGTCGCGAATAGTAATACATCAAATGAAAATGGCGTAGCTAAAATCCATGTGAATGGGGTTGCTTCGCTTTCGAGTACAAAAGCTGAAACTGGAAAAGGAAAGATAGATATTCCTTATGACTCCTTAGAAGGAGAACAAGAGGCTTTTACCATCTCTTTTTCAGTAAAATATGCTATCGACTCTTTGAAGGCTTTAGATTGCGAAACTGTAGATTTCAGTTTTGTAGCAGATATGAGGCCCTTCTTACTGAAACCATCTGACATGACAGATATGGAAGAATGCCAATTGATTCTTCCTGTTCGAACAGTCTGA
- a CDS encoding ThiF family adenylyltransferase: MLDILELFNEEFSTLKKRLVPVIVQVGVGGTGSNLSQQVAQMLRNYPNASHYVLSDPDQVEEKNLNNQLFTKSNINKPKAEVLAKRYSSAYQIPVYSYTESYIESANEVTKLFNTGDFSNITYDEVILPILIGCVDNHFTRQIMHEFYKANGTIIYIDSGNETALVPEDFPTRKMKDWTENEKENYHSSGWTGQVVCGMKIRGKQYLEPVAEVYPDILEEKDSIAPSTLSCEELSSSDPQRLLTNRMASMAMSSFLSEIIESGTISKRHTVFHASKGFMQSELIH; the protein is encoded by the coding sequence ATGCTAGACATTCTAGAATTGTTCAACGAAGAATTTAGTACATTAAAGAAGCGGCTAGTTCCGGTGATTGTACAGGTAGGAGTGGGGGGGACTGGGAGTAACTTGTCTCAACAAGTAGCTCAGATGCTCCGTAACTACCCTAATGCTAGTCATTATGTACTCTCTGACCCTGATCAAGTAGAGGAAAAGAACTTGAACAATCAGCTTTTTACAAAAAGTAATATAAATAAGCCTAAAGCTGAAGTTTTAGCAAAGCGTTATTCAAGTGCATATCAAATACCCGTTTACTCTTATACAGAGTCTTATATTGAATCTGCAAATGAAGTAACTAAGTTATTCAATACAGGGGATTTTAGCAATATTACCTATGACGAGGTTATATTGCCTATCCTCATAGGTTGTGTAGATAATCATTTTACCAGACAAATTATGCACGAGTTTTATAAGGCTAATGGAACGATTATATATATAGACAGTGGAAATGAAACTGCTCTCGTTCCAGAGGACTTCCCTACTCGAAAGATGAAGGATTGGACGGAAAATGAAAAAGAAAATTACCACAGCAGCGGCTGGACCGGACAAGTGGTGTGTGGGATGAAAATACGCGGGAAACAATACCTTGAACCTGTAGCAGAGGTTTATCCCGACATTTTAGAAGAAAAGGATTCGATAGCACCTTCTACATTGTCGTGTGAGGAATTATCTTCTTCTGACCCACAAAGGTTACTTACAAATAGAATGGCCTCCATGGCTATGTCCTCGTTCCTGTCTGAAATCATTGAGTCAGGAACAATAAGTAAAAGGCACACAGTTTTCCATGCCAGCAAAGGTTTTATGCAGAGTGAATTAATACATTAA
- a CDS encoding tyrosine-type recombinase/integrase — translation MPFQYSKYLEDKNKSQNTIAGYLKTIHLFFSFIDNFYEKQKEPYQISPADIKNFLNSKVKEGNSIKTVNKHLTILKGFFDYLWRIEKVPVDPAMKIDRFLEEENKGNSLTYDLLKDTLPKVINNHNYTTLRKSIFILSTYGLRSAEFQIKKGNVIDHGNSVEILYPKRNLILYNDEAEIFLSYFFESQFNGSDYIFTTKKHDESLVPIEYMSLHMHFSVISQDYNFPVKITPNDIRHAYAFYLYTEKRMVVEQIAAELGIEVVSAAQLIKNSQFRHHKGKEQLELDEKLGVE, via the coding sequence ATGCCATTTCAGTATTCAAAATATCTAGAAGATAAAAACAAAAGTCAAAACACAATTGCAGGATATCTAAAAACCATTCATTTGTTCTTTTCCTTTATAGATAATTTTTATGAAAAACAGAAAGAGCCATATCAAATATCTCCGGCTGACATTAAAAATTTCCTTAATTCTAAAGTGAAAGAAGGGAATTCAATAAAAACGGTCAACAAACACTTAACGATATTAAAAGGATTCTTTGATTACTTATGGAGAATAGAAAAAGTACCTGTTGATCCAGCAATGAAAATTGATAGATTCCTAGAAGAAGAGAATAAAGGGAATTCATTAACTTATGATCTTCTTAAAGATACTCTGCCCAAAGTTATAAACAACCACAATTACACAACCTTAAGAAAATCAATTTTCATCTTATCCACGTACGGTTTACGTAGTGCAGAATTTCAAATTAAAAAAGGTAATGTAATTGATCACGGCAACTCTGTCGAAATTCTTTATCCAAAGAGAAACTTAATTCTTTATAATGATGAAGCAGAAATCTTCTTATCCTACTTTTTTGAATCCCAGTTCAATGGTTCTGACTATATATTTACTACTAAAAAGCATGATGAATCCCTTGTACCTATTGAATATATGTCTCTTCACATGCACTTTAGTGTTATATCACAGGACTACAATTTTCCTGTCAAGATCACTCCTAATGACATTAGACACGCTTACGCTTTTTATCTTTATACAGAAAAAAGAATGGTCGTAGAACAAATAGCTGCTGAACTAGGTATAGAGGTAGTTAGTGCAGCTCAATTAATTAAAAATAGTCAATTTCGTCATCACAAAGGAAAAGAACAGCTTGAATTAGACGAGAAACTAGGTGTAGAATAG
- a CDS encoding coiled-coil domain-containing protein, whose amino-acid sequence MEKLDMKELLEDEFIKDPLRKEIELAELESELYTENILKMHPDTTYSTTEAAEFIGRNDGTLRNYFRNELFHYIGPARSGKYYRLDYKSIFKLHMILLLVEKANKKTADLAHFVGVKNLTSTTNFNPVNVDNHLAKNDGQNQATLIKEIEELRKHLIIQKLTGKVQDANNSLTSTRLDYSDNEREISNLENKIENLQSKYQREAMERRYYRVLDQTMKATQQKVKKRSWLSLFTGGSNEEEMDVESVLNDAISTAEEERNEQNFEEVDQLKSELNKKIEKRERLKEEIEKKQTKVEENKSYLNHLIEHKEDIKRNDVLKLLNTHTD is encoded by the coding sequence ATGGAAAAATTAGATATGAAAGAATTGCTAGAAGATGAATTCATAAAAGACCCATTGAGGAAAGAGATCGAATTAGCGGAGTTGGAAAGTGAACTATATACGGAAAACATACTAAAAATGCACCCAGATACTACATACAGCACAACAGAAGCAGCTGAATTTATAGGTAGAAATGACGGAACTCTTAGAAATTATTTCAGAAACGAACTTTTCCATTATATAGGTCCCGCACGTTCCGGAAAGTATTACCGTTTAGATTATAAAAGTATCTTTAAGCTTCATATGATTCTCTTATTAGTAGAGAAAGCTAACAAAAAAACTGCAGATTTAGCCCATTTTGTTGGTGTGAAAAACCTAACGTCTACAACTAACTTTAATCCTGTCAACGTAGACAATCATCTAGCAAAGAATGATGGACAAAATCAAGCAACCTTAATAAAAGAGATTGAAGAGTTAAGAAAGCATTTAATTATTCAAAAGCTAACAGGAAAAGTTCAAGATGCAAATAATTCTTTAACTAGTACACGCCTCGATTACTCAGATAATGAACGTGAAATAAGTAACCTTGAAAATAAAATTGAAAACCTTCAATCTAAATATCAAAGAGAAGCAATGGAACGCCGTTACTATCGTGTTCTAGATCAAACAATGAAAGCTACTCAACAAAAGGTGAAAAAACGTTCCTGGTTGAGCTTATTCACTGGTGGTTCTAATGAAGAGGAAATGGACGTAGAAAGTGTCTTAAATGACGCTATATCAACAGCAGAGGAAGAAAGAAATGAGCAGAATTTTGAAGAAGTCGATCAGTTAAAGTCAGAACTAAATAAGAAAATAGAGAAAAGAGAGCGTTTAAAAGAAGAAATAGAGAAGAAACAAACAAAAGTAGAAGAAAATAAAAGCTATCTTAATCATCTTATTGAACATAAAGAGGACATTAAAAGAAATGATGTATTGAAACTACTAAACACTCATACAGATTGA
- a CDS encoding ParM/StbA family protein yields MKQKDYDIKVVEDMGNSEQVLRLSIGDYKEEIKQPNVFSEEFDFDTVGDKPDTQLIENLMDDLFVFINSSAIRLAGNYYIGRAALEHSGEVVSNMRAGKDLKSESDIPVVNTLGVLAGKAVQRAFKEDNEIPDSINLTVDFITALPVTEYKRDGAKEKLQEKFMNGVHEVVVYVGKKKVKVEIGFEFVFVSPEGTAAVFSIVDKKNKERTKKLLSEFVKEYEGMTEDKALEELENGRILHVDIGEGTTELPITQKYNFDDKKADGINIGIAVAINKALTRFREEQGFPTLSRQKYSEYLKYPKQYPEFHSVAMNYIRQTVKGPYRQVLDAIKDQLDSVYNEVDIVMVYGGGSILMKEIMYDALKEELAGRRMGKIKVLWVPTELATTMNADGLERLFYNNFYNKIKSAKLESAKK; encoded by the coding sequence ATGAAACAGAAAGATTACGATATTAAAGTAGTAGAAGATATGGGGAACTCTGAGCAAGTATTGAGATTATCCATCGGTGATTACAAAGAAGAAATTAAACAACCTAATGTTTTCTCAGAGGAGTTTGACTTTGACACAGTGGGAGATAAGCCAGATACCCAACTAATTGAAAATTTGATGGATGATTTATTTGTTTTTATAAACTCAAGTGCGATAAGACTTGCTGGGAACTATTACATAGGAAGAGCAGCGCTTGAACATAGTGGTGAAGTAGTATCGAACATGCGCGCTGGAAAGGATCTTAAATCTGAGTCTGATATTCCAGTGGTTAACACACTAGGTGTCCTAGCTGGGAAAGCCGTACAACGAGCTTTCAAAGAGGATAATGAGATTCCTGATTCAATAAACCTTACTGTAGATTTCATAACTGCTTTGCCTGTGACGGAATATAAGAGAGACGGTGCGAAAGAAAAACTTCAAGAAAAATTCATGAATGGAGTCCATGAGGTCGTTGTCTATGTAGGGAAGAAAAAAGTTAAAGTAGAGATTGGTTTTGAGTTTGTTTTTGTAAGTCCAGAAGGAACAGCAGCTGTATTTTCGATCGTGGATAAGAAAAATAAAGAAAGAACGAAAAAGTTGCTAAGTGAATTTGTTAAAGAGTACGAGGGTATGACTGAAGACAAGGCCCTTGAAGAGCTTGAAAATGGACGCATTCTACATGTTGATATTGGTGAGGGTACAACTGAACTTCCTATTACTCAAAAATACAATTTTGACGATAAAAAAGCAGATGGTATTAACATTGGAATTGCAGTTGCTATCAATAAAGCGTTAACTAGATTTCGAGAAGAACAGGGTTTTCCAACTCTTTCTCGTCAGAAATATAGTGAATATCTAAAATATCCAAAGCAATACCCTGAGTTTCACAGTGTAGCGATGAACTACATTCGCCAGACTGTAAAAGGTCCATATAGACAAGTTTTAGATGCAATAAAAGACCAGCTAGATAGTGTTTACAATGAAGTGGATATTGTAATGGTCTATGGTGGTGGTTCGATATTGATGAAAGAGATTATGTATGATGCATTAAAAGAAGAGTTGGCGGGCCGTAGAATGGGGAAAATTAAAGTATTATGGGTTCCGACTGAACTTGCTACGACTATGAATGCTGATGGTTTGGAGAGACTCTTCTATAACAATTTCTATAATAAGATTAAAAGTGCAAAATTAGAGAGTGCTAAGAAGTAA